TTGAAAACCGTTGTTTTAGCGAAGATCGTATTTCCCGCCGCAGTTTCCGCCGCTTCATCGAAGTGCCACGGGATCGCGTCCTGGTTGCCGAGCAGGACGGAAAGCTGCTGGGCTACAGCCTGGTGCTGATGCACAAGGCGACGCGCCTGGCGCGCATCTATTCAATTGCGGTCTCTGACGAAGCCCGAGGCCAGGGTCTTGGTGAGCGCCTGGTGCGGCAAAGTGAAACCGTGGCCGTCGAGGCCGGGCGCATTATCATGCGATTGGAAGTACGGGAAGACAACGCGTCAGCGATACGTCTCTATCGCCGCCTGGGCTATCGCCAGTTCGGCACTTACCGGGACTACTACGAGGACCATGGTACGGCCCTGCGTTTCGAGAGGCGCATCCTTTTCTTCGAACCCAAGGGTGCCGTCCGTCCTGTTCCCTATTACCCCCAGACCACGGATTTCACCTGCGGTCCGGCCGCGCTGATGATGGCCATGGCCGCCCAGTGTCCTGAGCGGCGTCTGACGACACTGGAAGAACTGCGCATATGGCGGGAGGCCACCACCATTTTCATGCTGGCTGGGCACGGCGGATGTGGTCCGCACGGGCTGGCGCTGGCCGGTTGGCACCGGGGTTTCGATATCACGGCCTACGTCAGCCAGGAAGGCGCGCTGTTCAAGGACACGGTGCGTAGCGAGCAAAAGAAGCGGGTTTTGGACCTGGTGCACGAAGGGTTTATCTACGACCTGGCGCAAACCGATATCG
The window above is part of the Marinobacter nanhaiticus D15-8W genome. Proteins encoded here:
- a CDS encoding GNAT family N-acetyltransferase/peptidase C39 family protein translates to MSSVIRLAELTDLDALVALENRCFSEDRISRRSFRRFIEVPRDRVLVAEQDGKLLGYSLVLMHKATRLARIYSIAVSDEARGQGLGERLVRQSETVAVEAGRIIMRLEVREDNASAIRLYRRLGYRQFGTYRDYYEDHGTALRFERRILFFEPKGAVRPVPYYPQTTDFTCGPAALMMAMAAQCPERRLTTLEELRIWREATTIFMLAGHGGCGPHGLALAGWHRGFDITAYVSQEGALFKDTVRSEQKKRVLDLVHEGFIYDLAQTDIELHHEPITISVIEDALARGDVPVILVSTWHLNRSRVPHWVTVCAMDDQFVYLHDPEIDVEEGETVADKQYLPVDRGVFEKMARYGHQQRLQAVVIVGARREMAA